Proteins found in one Pseudopipra pipra isolate bDixPip1 chromosome 19, bDixPip1.hap1, whole genome shotgun sequence genomic segment:
- the LOC135424462 gene encoding urotensin-2 receptor-like has translation MEPNGTAAAGAGNASAGGGAAPAGGPLLIPSAFGTVLSVMYVAGVAGNVYTLVVMCHSARCAAPMYSSIVSLALADLLYLSTIPFIVCTYLAQDWYFGDLGCRILLSLDLLTMHASIFTLTLMCTERYLAVTRPLDTLKRSRGYRKVTAGAVWSVSLLLTLPMMLMVTLTEGGKAEGKVKRMCAPTWSVDAYRTYLTVLFSTSIMAPGIIIGFLYTRLARTYLESQRNPPHKEKSKRSPRQKVLIMIFSIVLVFWACFLPFWIWQLVRLYSSSLQLTTQTQKCINYLVTCLTYSNSCINPFLYTLLTKNYREYLRNRHRNFYRFTSSFRKRGSNLQCSWGRSMSSSNQYDYSSEALGMATLKDK, from the coding sequence atGGAGCCCAACGggacggcggcggcgggggcgggcaaCGCctcggcgggcggcggggctgcCCCCGCGGGCGGCCCGCTGCTCATCCCCTCGGCCTTCGGGACGGTGCTGTCGGTGATGTACGTGGCCGGGGTGGCCGGCAATGTCTACACGCTGGTGGTGATGTGCCACTCGGCGCGCTGCGCCGCCCCCATGTACAGCTCCATCGTCAGCCTGGCCCTGGCCGACCTGCTCTACCTCTCCACCATCCCCTTCATCGTCTGCACCTACCTGGCGCAGGACTGGTACTTCGGGGACCTGGGGTGCCGCATCCTgctcagcctggacctgctcacCATGCACGCCAGCATCTTCACCCTCACCCTCATGTGCACCGAGCGCTACCTGGCCGTGACCCGGCCCCTGGACACCCTGAAGCGGTCGCGCGGCTATCGGAAGGTCACGGCGGGGGCGGTCTGGTCGGTGTCGCTGCTGCTCACTCTGCCCATGATGCTGATGGTCACCCTGACCGAGGGGGGCAAGGCGGAGGGCAAGGTGAAGAGGATGTGTGCGCCCACCTGGAGCGTGGATGCCTACAGGACCTACCTGACGGTGCTCTTCAGCACCAGCATCATGGCCCCGGGCATCATCATCGGCTTCCTCTACACACGCCTGGCCAGGACCTACCTGGAGTCCCAGAGAAACCCCCCCCACAAGGAGAAGAGCAAGAGGTCCCCCCGGCAGAAGGTCCTCATCATGATTTTCAGCATCGTGCTGGTCTTCTGGGCCTGCTTCCTGCCGTTTTGGATCTGGCAGCTGGTGCGGCTCtacagcagctccctgcagctcaCCACCCAAACCCAGAAGTGCATTAACTACCTGGTGACCTGCCTGACCTACAGCAACAGCTGCATCAACCCCTTCCTCTACACCCTGCTCACCAAAAACTACCGGGAGTACCTGCGCAACAGGCACCGCAACTTCTACAGGTTCACGTCGTCCTTCCGCAAGCGGGGCTCCAACCTGCAGTGCTCCTGGGGACGGTCCATGTCCTCCAGCAACCAGTACGACTACAGCTCGGAGGCCCTGGGCATGGCCACGCTGAAGGAcaagtga